One segment of Carassius auratus strain Wakin chromosome 2, ASM336829v1, whole genome shotgun sequence DNA contains the following:
- the LOC113116130 gene encoding protein FAM110B-like has translation MPTETLQADSKPAGQGGAFASAVPLRILNKGPDYFRRQTEPNPKRLSAVERLEADKAKYVKSQEVINAKQEPIKPQVLAKPPVCPVPVKRSGGMGCGLKASNNNAKSDTCATTTKRENLNLEILKNILNSSSSSDGPTKGTSHKVGARSWAPHRSSELLEPGCRSFADSLKVPPSTQGRHSPQGGNLNLSRRLLEERSCEADDERSPLHASHSSSDIRLLCNGKPLRAARSSSSSAPPLPPKPSAKALAACDNALCSIERETLSSTATELELGSSVVRRPSLHRSKSDLSDRYARAGADVERFFNYCGLDPEELESVGVESFTRANSDIVSLNFRSASMISSDCEQSRHSNDDLTDEEDDAGERVPYGISAVERNARVIKWLYSIKQARDSQKVSHV, from the coding sequence ATGCCCACCGAGACTCTACAGGCAGATAGCAAACCAGCCGGTCAGGGTGGGGCCTTTGCCTCTGCTGTCCCACTCCGCATCCTCAACAAGGGGCCTGACTACTTCCGCCGGCAGACCGAGCCCAACCCAAAGCGGTTGAGCGCCGTGGAGCGGCTCGAGGCCGACAAGGCCAAGTACGTGAAGAGCCAGGAGGTCATCAACGCTAAGCAGGAACCCATCAAGCCACAGGTTCTTGCCAAGCCCCCCGTCTGCCCGGTTCCCGTCAAGAGAAGTGGCGGCATGGGATGTGGCTTGAAAGCTTCCAACAACAACGCCAAGTCGGACACCTGCGCAACCACCACCAAACGGGAGAATCTCAACCTGGAGATACTGAAGAACATCTTGAACAGCTCCTCCTCATCAGATGGGCCCACCAAGGGGACGTCGCACAAAGTCGGGGCACGTAGCTGGGCACCACATCGCTCGTCCGAGCTGTTGGAACCGGGATGTCGTTCCTTTGCTGACTCGCTCAAGGTACCACCTTCCACGCAAGGTCGACACAGTCCACAGGGAGGCAACTTGAACCTGAGTCGCAGGCTGCTGGAGGAGAGGTCGTGTGAGGCTGATGACGAGCGTTCACCGCTGCACGCCTCCCACAGCTCCTCAGACATTCGGCTCCTGTGCAATGGCAAGCCACTGAGAGCGGCCCGCAGCAGCAGCTCTTCCGCACCACCACTGCCGCCCAAGCCTAGCGCCAAGGCCTTGGCTGCATGTGACAATGCTCTCTGCTCCATTGAAAGAGAGACACTGTCTAGCACTGCTACAGAGCTGGAGTTGGGCAGTTCTGTGGTCCGTAGACCCTCTCTTCACCGCTCCAAATCAGACTTGAGCGATCGCTATGCTCGGGCCGGTGCAGATGTGGAGCGGTTCTTCAACTATTGTGGGCTAGATCCAGAGGAGCTGGAGAGCGTAGGTGTGGAAAGCTTCACCAGAGCGAACTCTGACATTGTGTCGCTCAACTTCCGTAGTGCCAGCATGATCAGCTCGGACTGTGAGCAGTCACGGCACAGCAACGACGACCTGACCGATGAAGAAGACGACGCTGGGGAGCGTGTTCCCTATGGCATCTCTGCTGTAGAACGGAACGCCCGGGTCATTAAGTGGCTCTACAGCATCAAGCAGGCGCGGGACTCTCAGAAAGTCTCCCATGTCTAA